In Streptomyces sclerotialus, the DNA window GCGGCCAGGCGCACGGCGGTGGCGGCGCCGATGCCGCGGGCGGCACCCGTCACGATGGCTACGCGCTGCTCGGTGGTGGACATGCGGGGTTCTCCTCACCTCGAAAGCGGCTCACCGCTCCCGGAAGGCAGGTGAGCAACCGCTTAGTCGCTTCAGCAGAGCTGACGCTAGAAGCCAGGCCACCCGCTGTCAACGCCCCCCGAACGCGCCGTTGCTCACCTCACCTGCGCAATCGGACGCCGCGGACGGGCACGGAAGCCCGCACCCGCCCGCACATCCCTACATCCCCCGGCCGACCTGCCGACCTGCCGACCTGCCTACCTGCCCGCCTGCCTGCCACTCACCGCACCAACAGATCCAGCAACCTCTCCGCCTCCTTGGACGGGTCGGCCGTCAGCCCGGTGTGCACGGGCCCCGGCTGCACGATCGTGCTGCGCGGCGCGATCAGCCACCGGAACCGCCGCCCGACGTCCTCCCCCGCGGCCTGCCCCGCATGCTCACCGCCCTGGCAGATCCCCTCGACGGCACTCAGCGCGGCCCGTACGCCCGCCACGTCCACCGAAGGGTCCAGCGCCCGCAGCCGTGCCTCGTCCAGATGCGTACGCGCCTCCACGAAGCGCCGCGCATGGCAGTAGACGACCACCCCCGCATTGATCATTTCCCCGCGCTCGACCCGCGGCACGACCCGCAGCAGCGCGTACTCGAACACGTCCCGTCCGTTGTGCAGCCCGCTCACTTCACTGCCCTCCGCGGCAACTTTCCGGCCAGCCATTCCGGCGCCTGCGAAGGCTTGTCCTCCGTACGCTCCCCGATCGTGATGTTGTCACTGATCACGCCGGCCCGGGCGAGCAGCGCCCGCACGTACGCCTGCCGCACCTCATCGGCCGATGCGAACCCCGGCTCATCCACCAGCCACTCGTCCGGCACGTCCGCCACGACCTCGGTCAGCAGCTCCTCGGTGACCAGCGGCGCGAACTCCTCCGCCGCGGCCGCCACGTCCGGCCCGAACGTAGCCAGCACGTGATCGGAGGCGTCGTACGGCTTCAGGGCCGCCTTCTCCGCCCCCGGCCAGTTGTGGTGCCAGATCATCGTGGCCCCGTGGTCGATCAGCCACAGCTCACCGTGCCACACCAGCAGATTCGGGTTACGCCACGACCGGTCGACGTTGTTG includes these proteins:
- a CDS encoding DUF3037 domain-containing protein — encoded protein: MSGLHNGRDVFEYALLRVVPRVERGEMINAGVVVYCHARRFVEARTHLDEARLRALDPSVDVAGVRAALSAVEGICQGGEHAGQAAGEDVGRRFRWLIAPRSTIVQPGPVHTGLTADPSKEAERLLDLLVR
- a CDS encoding HipA family kinase — its product is MLTEVIATRYVTPLREGGSLPGIVEGDDPGTYVMKFTGAGQGRKTLVAEVVCGQLGRRLGLRVPELVRMQLDPVIGLGEPDQEVQELLKASGGLNLGMDYLPGSLGFDPLAFEVSAREAGRVVWFDALINNVDRSWRNPNLLVWHGELWLIDHGATMIWHHNWPGAEKAALKPYDASDHVLATFGPDVAAAAEEFAPLVTEELLTEVVADVPDEWLVDEPGFASADEVRQAYVRALLARAGVISDNITIGERTEDKPSQAPEWLAGKLPRRAVK